One region of Polaribacter pectinis genomic DNA includes:
- a CDS encoding TIGR00730 family Rossman fold protein — protein sequence MTNDDRKIKEKLQTKTWNEIKTNDSWAIFKIMAEFVEGYEKLSKIGPCVSIFGSARTKPGDPYYKLAEEVAFKLTQNGFGVITGGGPGIMEAGNKGAHRGKGTSVGLNIELPFEQHDNPWIDKDKNLEFDYFFVRKVMFVKYSQGFIVMPGGFGTMDELFEAITLIQTNKIGRFPIVLVGKKFWGGLLDWIKNTLIEEGNISEKDLNLFRVVDTADEAIEHLNKFYSKYQLKPNF from the coding sequence ATGACAAATGACGATAGAAAAATAAAAGAAAAATTACAAACAAAAACTTGGAACGAAATTAAAACAAACGATTCTTGGGCTATTTTTAAAATAATGGCAGAGTTTGTAGAAGGATATGAAAAATTAAGTAAAATTGGCCCATGTGTTTCTATTTTTGGTTCTGCAAGAACAAAACCAGGAGATCCGTATTATAAATTAGCAGAAGAAGTTGCGTTTAAATTAACTCAAAATGGTTTTGGAGTAATTACTGGTGGTGGACCTGGTATTATGGAAGCAGGAAACAAAGGTGCTCATAGAGGAAAGGGAACTTCTGTTGGTTTAAACATAGAATTACCTTTTGAACAACATGACAATCCATGGATTGACAAAGACAAAAATCTAGAGTTCGATTATTTTTTCGTTAGAAAAGTAATGTTTGTAAAATATTCGCAAGGTTTTATTGTAATGCCAGGAGGTTTTGGTACAATGGACGAACTTTTTGAAGCAATCACTTTAATACAAACTAATAAAATTGGACGTTTCCCAATTGTGTTAGTAGGTAAAAAGTTTTGGGGTGGTTTATTAGATTGGATAAAAAACACTCTTATTGAAGAAGGAAACATTAGCGAAAAAGACTTAAACTTATTTAGAGTTGTAGATACTGCAGATGAAGCTATAGAACACCTTAATAAATTCTATTCTAAATACCAGTTAAAACCTAACTTCTAA
- a CDS encoding PspC domain-containing protein, with product MNTIRHFFERNGFGVFSRLADRLGMRAVNVRLFFIYVTFFTVGLSFGLYLTMAFLLKLKDMIYTKRSSVFDL from the coding sequence ATGAATACTATTAGACATTTTTTTGAAAGAAATGGTTTTGGCGTTTTCTCTAGGTTGGCAGATAGGCTTGGTATGAGAGCTGTAAATGTGCGTTTATTTTTTATTTATGTAACTTTTTTTACAGTTGGTTTGTCATTTGGTTTGTATTTAACAATGGCTTTTTTATTAAAATTAAAAGATATGATTTACACCAAAAGAAGCTCTGTTTTTGATTTATAG
- a CDS encoding tyrosine-type recombinase/integrase has translation MIDSFLEYLSLEKKYSVHTITAYKNDLISFRDFVQTEYEQVDLLQVHYSQIRSWIVSLVNVETSNRTINRKISSLKSFYKFLQKTKQIEGNPLAKHKALKVAKKVQVPFSSKEINSVISNISLEDDFVSVRNKLIVELFYSTGIRRTELINIKEHQISFSDKTIKVLGKRNKERFAPLLDSVLETLKKYVELKKEYSRGLEELFITEKGNKIYETLVYRIINSYFSEVSSKVKKSPHILRHSFATHLLNEGADLNSVKELLGHSSLASTQVYTHNSLDAIKKVYNQAHPRSNKKV, from the coding sequence TTGATTGATTCTTTTTTAGAATACTTGTCTTTAGAGAAAAAATATTCAGTACATACTATTACTGCATATAAGAACGATCTAATTTCGTTTAGAGATTTTGTTCAAACTGAATATGAACAAGTAGATTTATTACAAGTTCACTATTCGCAAATAAGAAGCTGGATTGTAAGCTTGGTAAATGTAGAAACATCTAACAGAACCATAAATAGAAAAATAAGTTCTTTAAAATCTTTCTACAAGTTTTTACAAAAGACAAAACAAATTGAAGGAAACCCTCTAGCTAAACACAAAGCTTTAAAAGTTGCAAAAAAAGTTCAAGTTCCTTTTTCTTCCAAAGAAATAAATTCTGTAATAAGTAATATAAGTTTAGAAGACGATTTTGTTTCAGTTAGAAATAAATTAATTGTAGAATTATTTTATTCAACAGGTATAAGAAGAACTGAACTTATAAACATAAAAGAACATCAAATTAGCTTTTCAGATAAAACCATAAAAGTTCTCGGTAAAAGAAACAAAGAGCGATTTGCGCCTTTGTTGGATTCGGTTTTAGAAACACTAAAAAAATATGTAGAGCTAAAGAAAGAATATTCAAGAGGTTTAGAAGAATTATTCATAACAGAAAAAGGAAATAAAATTTACGAAACACTTGTCTACAGAATTATAAATTCTTACTTTAGTGAAGTCTCATCAAAGGTTAAAAAGAGTCCTCATATTTTAAGGCATTCTTTTGCAACACACCTATTAAATGAAGGGGCTGATTTAAATTCGGTTAAAGAATTGCTAGGGCATTCTTCTTTAGCTTCAACGCAAGTCTATACACATAATAGTCTTGATGCAATAAAAAAAGTGTATAACCAAGCTCACCCTAGGAGCAACAAAAAAGTATGA
- a CDS encoding SDR family oxidoreductase has translation MIKVVITGSNGLLGQSLLNLLLQEKEIYQVYGFSRGENRSGREDFNYISIDITKEESFKEELLQVKPDFIINTAAMTNVDACENNKQECDALNIDVVKTLVKVSEEINTHIIHISTDFIFDGKKGYYKETDTPNPLSYYGLSKLKSEEVLTNSRIDFTVLRTILVYGKVFDMSRSNIVLWVKQMLEDKKEINIVDDQYRTPTYVEDLAIACKISMDKKAIGIFNISSNTLLSVYEIAQQIADTFGLDKSFIKPISTSTLNQTAPRPAKTGFNLSKTNNELNFYPKSFKEDLLIFKETLS, from the coding sequence ATGATAAAAGTAGTTATTACAGGAAGTAACGGATTATTAGGGCAATCTTTATTGAATTTATTACTTCAAGAAAAAGAAATATATCAAGTTTATGGTTTCTCAAGAGGAGAAAATAGAAGCGGAAGAGAAGATTTTAACTACATTTCTATTGATATTACTAAAGAAGAATCTTTCAAAGAAGAACTTTTACAAGTAAAACCAGATTTTATTATAAATACAGCAGCAATGACAAATGTTGATGCGTGTGAAAATAATAAACAAGAATGTGATGCTTTAAATATTGATGTAGTAAAAACGTTAGTAAAAGTTTCTGAAGAGATAAATACACATATTATTCATATTTCCACAGATTTTATTTTTGATGGTAAAAAAGGATATTATAAAGAAACAGACACTCCAAATCCGTTAAGTTATTATGGATTATCTAAATTGAAATCTGAAGAAGTTCTAACCAATTCTAGGATTGATTTTACAGTTTTAAGAACCATTTTGGTTTATGGAAAAGTGTTTGATATGAGCAGAAGTAATATTGTACTTTGGGTGAAACAAATGTTGGAAGACAAAAAAGAGATTAATATTGTAGACGATCAATATAGAACACCAACTTATGTAGAAGATTTAGCAATAGCATGCAAGATTTCTATGGATAAAAAAGCAATTGGAATTTTTAATATTTCGTCCAATACATTATTAAGTGTTTATGAAATTGCGCAACAAATTGCAGATACATTTGGTTTAGATAAAAGTTTTATAAAACCAATATCAACATCAACATTAAACCAGACAGCGCCAAGACCAGCAAAAACAGGTTTCAATTTATCAAAAACCAATAATGAATTAAATTTTTATCCTAAATCATTTAAAGAAGATCTTTTAATTTTCAAGGAAACTTTATCATAA
- a CDS encoding acyl-CoA dehydrogenase family protein, which produces MNSMYFTEEHEAFRASFKEFLKKEVVPHIEKWEKTGTIERFIWKKFGEMGYFGLNTPEEFGGMGLDLFYTVIFLEELQKVNSGGFAAAMWAHEYLAMTHLNKEGDDFIKNKYLVPSVEGDMIGCLCITEPFGGSDVAGMRSTAIKQGDKYILNGSKTFITNGIYSDYLIVAAKTDPTDKYKGISIFVVDRDAKGVSATKLDKLGWRASDTGEIAFDNVEIPASNLMGEEGKGFPYIMQHFALERLIMGINAHARAEYAVEYAIGYMQERVAFGKSLDRFQVLRHKIAEMASRVDMCKEYNYSITKRLNDGQYVVKEASMSKMLSTKMADEVIYDALQMLGGYGYMEDYPMARLLRDSRLGPIGGGTSEILKEIIAKMVIDNKEYKPAT; this is translated from the coding sequence ATGAATAGTATGTATTTTACCGAAGAACACGAAGCTTTTCGTGCAAGTTTTAAAGAATTTTTGAAAAAAGAAGTAGTACCTCACATAGAAAAGTGGGAGAAAACAGGAACTATAGAACGTTTCATTTGGAAAAAGTTTGGAGAAATGGGGTACTTTGGTTTAAATACTCCAGAAGAATTTGGTGGAATGGGGTTAGACCTTTTTTACACAGTAATTTTTTTAGAAGAATTACAGAAAGTAAATTCTGGAGGATTTGCAGCAGCAATGTGGGCACACGAATATTTAGCAATGACACACCTTAATAAAGAAGGTGACGATTTTATCAAAAATAAATATTTAGTACCAAGTGTAGAAGGAGATATGATTGGTTGTTTGTGTATCACAGAACCTTTTGGTGGGTCAGATGTTGCAGGAATGCGTTCAACAGCAATAAAGCAAGGAGATAAATACATTTTAAATGGTTCAAAAACGTTTATTACAAACGGAATTTATTCAGACTATTTAATTGTTGCTGCAAAAACAGATCCTACAGACAAGTATAAAGGAATTAGTATTTTTGTTGTAGATAGAGATGCAAAAGGAGTTTCTGCAACTAAATTAGATAAATTAGGTTGGAGAGCTTCAGATACAGGAGAAATTGCATTCGATAATGTAGAAATTCCAGCTTCAAACTTAATGGGAGAAGAAGGGAAAGGTTTTCCATATATTATGCAACATTTCGCTTTAGAGCGTTTAATTATGGGAATTAACGCACACGCAAGAGCAGAATACGCAGTAGAATATGCAATTGGTTACATGCAAGAACGTGTTGCTTTTGGTAAATCTTTAGATAGGTTTCAAGTTTTAAGGCACAAAATTGCTGAAATGGCAAGTAGAGTAGATATGTGTAAAGAATATAATTACTCAATTACAAAGAGATTAAATGACGGTCAATATGTTGTAAAAGAAGCGAGTATGTCAAAGATGCTGTCAACAAAAATGGCAGATGAAGTAATTTATGATGCGTTACAAATGTTGGGCGGTTATGGTTATATGGAAGATTATCCAATGGCACGTTTATTAAGAGATAGTAGATTAGGGCCAATTGGAGGAGGAACTTCAGAAATCTTAAAAGAGATTATAGCTAAAATGGTAATTGATAACAAAGAGTATAAGCCAGCTACTTAA
- a CDS encoding alanine/glycine:cation symporter family protein, whose product MKKKLLSLLFLAVPLLTFAQEKGLDQKIDEAFGNATGWFVDIIFYQIPFSENVSIYWVLFPLILGALYFTFYFNFINFKGFFTSINIVRGKYDELEGNGKKGVEVSDNVSKTDGGDNPDTIRVEGHQGEVSHFQALTAALSATVGLGNIAGVAIAVSIGGAGATFWMIVAGFLGMASKFVECTLGVKYRDIEADGTVYGGPMYYLTKGLKNKTLGKVLAALFAVFVIGGSFGGGNMFQVNQAFQLVENITTPIGGESFLHGKGWAFGLVMAILVGIVIIGGIKKIAKVTDKIVPFMVAIYVAASLFVIFANYDMIGDAFAQIFNGAFSPEGIAGGAVGVLVQGFRRAAFSNEAGIGSASIAHSAVKTKYAASEGMVALLEPFIDTVVVCTMTALVLIITGNVTAENASLNDAQAILLTSGAFESAISWFPYVLTVAVVLFAFSSMISWSYYGFQGWAYLFGRSKKMEYAYKVIFCVFVVIGAAASLGSVIGFSDAMVFAMMVPNMIGLILLAPKVKEELKKYMDAIKADKAEKA is encoded by the coding sequence ATGAAGAAAAAACTTCTATCACTGTTATTTTTAGCAGTACCATTATTAACATTTGCACAAGAAAAAGGTTTAGACCAAAAAATTGACGAAGCATTTGGTAACGCAACAGGATGGTTTGTGGATATTATATTTTATCAAATACCATTTTCAGAGAACGTTAGTATTTATTGGGTTTTATTTCCGCTTATTTTAGGAGCTTTATATTTTACATTTTACTTCAATTTTATTAATTTCAAAGGTTTTTTTACATCAATAAATATCGTTAGAGGTAAGTATGATGAATTAGAAGGTAATGGTAAAAAAGGCGTTGAGGTTTCAGATAATGTTTCTAAAACAGATGGAGGTGATAACCCAGATACAATTAGAGTAGAAGGTCATCAAGGAGAAGTTTCTCATTTCCAAGCATTAACAGCGGCTTTATCAGCAACAGTTGGTTTAGGTAACATTGCTGGTGTTGCAATAGCAGTTTCTATTGGTGGAGCAGGAGCAACTTTTTGGATGATAGTTGCCGGGTTTTTAGGAATGGCTTCTAAATTTGTAGAATGTACTTTAGGTGTAAAATATAGAGATATTGAAGCAGACGGAACTGTGTATGGAGGTCCAATGTATTATCTAACAAAAGGATTAAAAAATAAAACTTTAGGTAAAGTTTTAGCAGCTTTATTTGCAGTATTTGTAATTGGAGGTTCTTTTGGTGGAGGTAACATGTTTCAAGTAAATCAAGCTTTTCAACTAGTTGAGAATATTACAACTCCAATAGGAGGAGAATCTTTTTTACATGGTAAAGGATGGGCGTTTGGTTTAGTTATGGCAATTCTTGTTGGAATTGTAATTATTGGAGGAATAAAAAAAATAGCGAAAGTAACAGATAAAATAGTTCCTTTTATGGTGGCAATTTATGTAGCTGCATCGTTATTTGTGATTTTTGCAAATTATGACATGATTGGAGATGCATTTGCTCAAATTTTTAACGGAGCATTTAGTCCAGAAGGAATTGCTGGTGGAGCAGTTGGTGTTTTAGTGCAAGGATTTAGAAGAGCAGCTTTCTCAAACGAAGCTGGTATTGGTTCTGCTTCTATTGCGCATTCAGCAGTAAAAACAAAATATGCAGCAAGTGAAGGTATGGTTGCTTTATTAGAGCCTTTTATCGATACAGTTGTAGTTTGTACTATGACAGCTTTAGTCTTAATTATTACAGGAAATGTAACAGCGGAAAACGCTTCTTTAAATGATGCTCAAGCAATTTTATTAACTTCAGGTGCATTCGAATCAGCAATTTCTTGGTTCCCTTATGTGTTAACTGTTGCGGTTGTATTATTTGCATTTAGTTCTATGATTTCTTGGTCTTACTATGGTTTTCAAGGTTGGGCTTACTTATTTGGTAGATCTAAAAAAATGGAATATGCTTACAAAGTAATTTTTTGTGTATTTGTGGTAATTGGTGCAGCAGCTAGTTTAGGCTCTGTAATTGGTTTCTCTGACGCAATGGTTTTTGCAATGATGGTACCAAACATGATTGGTCTTATCCTTTTAGCTCCAAAAGTAAAAGAAGAATTAAAGAAATACATGGATGCTATAAAAGCTGACAAGGCAGAAAAAGCATAA
- the rpsU gene encoding 30S ribosomal protein S21 — MLIIPIKEGENIDRALKRYKRKFDRTKTMKNLRNRKNFTKPSVAKRAQRIKASYVQRLRTQEEVG, encoded by the coding sequence ATGTTAATTATACCTATTAAAGAAGGAGAAAATATAGATAGAGCTTTAAAACGTTACAAACGAAAATTTGATCGTACGAAGACAATGAAGAACTTACGTAATAGAAAGAACTTCACAAAACCTTCTGTAGCAAAAAGAGCTCAAAGAATTAAAGCTTCTTATGTACAAAGATTAAGAACACAAGAAGAAGTAGGTTAG
- a CDS encoding potassium channel family protein has protein sequence MRILESKINKILLLVVSIMAIGTLGYIFLSHYSFIDALYMTVITVTTVGFGELRPFSPEEKVFTIFLILTSITVFGYAVSAFSEYLVSGKLFEHFKHKKVEKQIARLKGHTIICGYGRNGKQAILKLNNYNVDFVVVEKDKEMIEVIEAEGLLNIQGDATLDETLINAGIEEAANLITALPSDADNLFVVLTASQLNPKCRVISRASNESSYSKLKIAGADNVIMPDKLGGNHMASLVTTPDVIEFVDRLTIEGETTANLEEIAVDDLPKKYLNKTILDLDLRRQTGCTVIGYKNPDKEYVINPEADIKLIEGSHLIVLGRPEQIIKLRELF, from the coding sequence ATGAGAATTTTAGAATCGAAAATTAATAAAATACTTTTATTAGTTGTCTCAATTATGGCAATTGGTACTCTTGGTTACATATTTTTGTCGCATTATTCTTTTATAGATGCGTTGTATATGACTGTAATTACAGTTACTACAGTTGGTTTTGGGGAGCTGCGCCCTTTTTCGCCAGAAGAAAAAGTTTTTACAATATTTTTAATTCTAACAAGTATAACTGTTTTTGGATATGCAGTTTCTGCATTTTCAGAATATTTGGTAAGTGGTAAATTATTTGAACATTTTAAACATAAAAAAGTGGAAAAGCAAATAGCAAGATTAAAAGGACACACTATTATTTGTGGTTATGGAAGAAATGGAAAACAAGCAATTTTAAAATTAAATAACTATAATGTAGATTTTGTTGTTGTTGAGAAGGATAAAGAAATGATTGAGGTTATAGAAGCAGAAGGATTGTTAAATATTCAAGGAGATGCAACTTTAGACGAAACATTAATAAATGCAGGAATTGAGGAAGCAGCTAATTTAATTACAGCTTTACCTTCTGATGCAGATAATTTATTTGTAGTACTTACAGCAAGTCAATTAAATCCAAAATGTAGAGTAATTAGTAGAGCTTCTAACGAATCTTCTTACAGTAAATTAAAAATTGCAGGAGCAGATAATGTAATTATGCCAGACAAATTAGGTGGAAATCACATGGCATCCCTAGTAACAACACCAGATGTTATAGAATTTGTAGACAGATTAACAATAGAAGGAGAAACTACTGCAAATTTAGAAGAAATAGCAGTTGATGATTTACCTAAAAAGTATTTAAATAAAACCATTTTAGATTTAGATTTAAGAAGACAAACAGGTTGTACGGTTATTGGCTATAAAAATCCTGATAAAGAGTATGTTATAAATCCTGAAGCAGATATTAAACTAATTGAAGGTTCTCATTTAATAGTTTTAGGAAGACCAGAACAAATTATAAAATTAAGAGAATTATTTTAG
- the uvrA gene encoding excinuclease ABC subunit UvrA codes for MKDQEYIEVYGARVHNLKNIDVKIPREKLVVITGLSGSGKSSLAFDTIYAEGQRRYIETFSAYARQFLGGLERPDVDKIDGLSPVISIEQKTTNKSPRSTVGTITEIYDFLRLLFARAADAYSYNTNEKMVSYSDEQIKELILTDFADKKIAVLAPLIKSRKGHYRELFEQISKQGFLRVRVDGKIQEIEKGMKLDRYKTHDIEVVIDRLAINESSEKRLDETIKTALYSGNNIMMVIDVEDNNPRYFSRELMCPTTGIAYPNPEPNTFSFNSPKGACNSCNGLGITNEINLKKVIPDDSISIKNGGIVPLGEEKNSWIFKQLQNIAERYKFKLIDPINKIPKEALEIILNGGNESFEIESKTVGVTRNYKIDFEGIIAFIDSQYNNAESTSIKRWAKGFMDEVTCSTCNGKRLKKEALHFKITDKNISDLAQLDVTELAKWFKNIEKDLSEKQLIIASEILKEIRTRIQFLLDVGLDYLTLDRTSKSLSGGEAQRIRLATQIGSQLVGVLYILDEPSIGLHQRDNQKLIDSLVKLRDIGNSVLVVEHDKDMMEHADFVFDIGPGAGRHGGEIVSAGTFEELKKQKTLTADYLTGRKEIAVPKKRREGNGKFIKLKGATGNNLKNVSVEFPLGKMICVTGVSGSGKSTLINETLYPILNAHIYRGVKKPMPYKKIEGLENVDKVIDIDQSPIGRTPRSNPATYTKTFDEIRSLFAKTPEAAIRGYKPGRFSFNVKGGRCETCQGGGVRVIEMNFLPDVHVECETCQGKRFNRETLEIRYKGKSISDILNMTIEDATDFFENIPKIHRKLKTIKDVGLGYITLGQQSTTLSGGEAQRIKLAAELSKRDTGNTFYILDEPTTGLHFEDIRVLMEVLNKLANKGNTVLIIEHNLDVVKLADYIIDVGMEGGKKGGKILCTGTPEEVSKHKTSYTAKFLKKELI; via the coding sequence TTGAAAGACCAAGAATATATAGAAGTTTACGGAGCAAGAGTCCATAATTTAAAAAATATTGATGTAAAAATACCTCGTGAAAAATTAGTTGTAATAACTGGTTTAAGCGGAAGCGGAAAATCTTCTTTAGCATTTGACACTATTTATGCGGAAGGACAAAGACGTTATATTGAAACGTTTTCTGCATATGCTCGTCAATTTTTAGGTGGATTAGAAAGACCAGATGTTGATAAAATTGACGGACTTTCTCCAGTAATTTCTATTGAACAAAAAACGACTAATAAAAGTCCGCGTTCTACAGTTGGTACAATTACAGAAATTTACGATTTCTTACGATTATTATTTGCAAGAGCAGCAGATGCTTACTCTTACAACACCAATGAAAAAATGGTAAGTTATTCTGATGAGCAAATAAAAGAGCTTATTTTAACTGATTTTGCTGATAAAAAAATAGCCGTTTTAGCGCCATTAATTAAATCGAGAAAAGGACATTATCGAGAACTTTTCGAACAAATTTCTAAACAAGGTTTTTTACGAGTTAGAGTTGATGGAAAGATTCAAGAAATTGAAAAAGGAATGAAATTAGATCGTTACAAAACTCATGATATTGAGGTTGTAATTGATAGATTGGCAATAAACGAATCATCAGAAAAAAGGTTAGACGAAACCATAAAAACTGCATTATATTCTGGTAATAACATTATGATGGTTATTGATGTTGAAGATAATAATCCAAGATATTTTAGTCGAGAATTAATGTGTCCAACAACAGGTATTGCATATCCAAATCCAGAACCAAACACATTTTCTTTTAACTCGCCAAAAGGCGCTTGTAATTCTTGTAATGGTTTAGGAATTACCAATGAAATCAACTTAAAAAAAGTAATTCCAGATGATAGTATTTCTATTAAAAATGGAGGAATTGTTCCTTTAGGAGAAGAAAAAAATAGTTGGATTTTTAAACAGCTTCAAAATATTGCAGAACGCTATAAGTTTAAACTCATAGATCCAATAAATAAAATTCCGAAAGAAGCTTTAGAAATCATTTTAAATGGTGGAAATGAATCTTTTGAAATAGAATCTAAAACTGTTGGTGTTACTAGAAATTATAAAATAGATTTTGAAGGTATTATAGCTTTTATAGATAGCCAATATAACAACGCAGAAAGCACATCAATAAAAAGATGGGCAAAAGGTTTTATGGACGAAGTTACTTGTTCTACTTGTAACGGAAAACGTTTAAAAAAGGAGGCTTTACACTTTAAAATTACTGATAAAAATATTAGTGATTTAGCACAATTAGATGTTACTGAATTAGCTAAATGGTTCAAAAATATTGAGAAAGATTTATCAGAAAAACAATTGATAATTGCTTCAGAAATATTAAAAGAAATTCGCACTCGTATTCAGTTTTTGTTAGATGTAGGTTTAGATTATTTAACGTTAGATAGAACGTCAAAATCGCTCTCTGGTGGTGAAGCGCAAAGAATTCGTTTGGCAACACAAATTGGTTCTCAATTAGTTGGTGTTTTATATATTTTGGATGAACCAAGTATTGGTTTACATCAACGAGACAATCAAAAACTAATAGATTCTTTAGTAAAATTACGCGATATCGGAAACTCTGTTTTAGTTGTAGAACATGACAAAGATATGATGGAACACGCAGACTTTGTCTTTGATATTGGCCCTGGAGCTGGTAGACATGGAGGAGAAATTGTTTCTGCTGGAACTTTTGAAGAATTAAAAAAACAAAAAACTTTAACTGCAGATTATTTAACAGGAAGAAAAGAAATAGCAGTTCCTAAAAAACGTCGTGAAGGAAATGGAAAATTCATCAAACTAAAAGGCGCTACAGGTAATAATTTAAAAAATGTTTCTGTTGAATTTCCTTTAGGAAAAATGATCTGTGTAACAGGAGTTTCCGGAAGTGGAAAATCAACATTAATAAACGAAACTTTATACCCAATTTTAAATGCTCATATTTATAGAGGAGTTAAAAAACCAATGCCTTACAAGAAAATTGAAGGTTTAGAAAATGTAGATAAAGTTATTGATATTGACCAATCTCCAATTGGAAGAACACCACGTTCTAACCCAGCAACCTATACCAAAACTTTTGATGAAATTAGAAGTTTATTTGCAAAAACTCCAGAAGCTGCAATTCGTGGCTATAAACCTGGGCGCTTTTCTTTTAATGTAAAAGGCGGACGTTGCGAGACTTGCCAAGGTGGAGGAGTTCGTGTCATAGAAATGAACTTTTTACCAGACGTTCATGTAGAATGTGAAACTTGCCAAGGAAAACGTTTCAATAGAGAAACTTTAGAAATTCGTTATAAAGGAAAATCTATTTCAGACATTTTAAATATGACGATTGAAGACGCAACTGATTTCTTTGAAAACATTCCTAAAATTCATAGGAAACTTAAAACAATAAAAGATGTTGGTTTGGGTTATATTACACTTGGGCAACAATCTACCACACTTTCTGGTGGAGAAGCGCAAAGAATAAAACTAGCTGCAGAATTATCTAAAAGAGACACAGGAAATACATTTTATATTTTAGATGAACCTACAACTGGGCTTCATTTTGAAGATATTCGAGTTTTAATGGAAGTTCTAAATAAACTTGCTAACAAAGGTAATACTGTCTTAATTATAGAACACAATTTAGATGTAGTAAAATTGGCAGATTACATTATAGATGTTGGTATGGAAGGTGGAAAAAAAGGTGGAAAAATTTTATGTACAGGAACACCAGAAGAAGTTTCTAAACATAAAACGAGTTATACAGCCAAGTTTTTGAAAAAAGAATTAATTTAG
- a CDS encoding helix-hairpin-helix domain-containing protein, with product MNIFKSHFWYNKSQRNGIFFLIILIVLFQVAIFFDVFSSNDKIVLENPEILAFQSEIDSLKKVEFENRKPKIYPFNPNYITDYKGGQLGMSLSEIDRLLAFRKTNKFVNSKKEFQQITKVSDSLLNKISPYFKFPDWVVKRNLELERQNSNKHILKNKQSTVEVPINRVSTADINKATIIDLQSIDGVGDRLSERIIKYRTKLHGFSLNSQLYEVWGLDKQIANKILSNFKILEKPIIKKENINTIEFKQLLKNPYINYNLCVKIFNYRDEVAELQDISELKNIEGFPLDKYERIVLYLMAE from the coding sequence ATGAACATATTTAAATCCCATTTCTGGTATAATAAAAGCCAAAGGAATGGGATTTTCTTTTTAATAATACTCATAGTATTATTCCAAGTTGCTATCTTTTTCGATGTGTTTTCTTCTAATGATAAAATCGTTTTAGAGAACCCAGAAATTTTAGCTTTTCAATCTGAAATAGATAGTTTAAAGAAAGTTGAATTTGAAAATAGAAAACCAAAAATCTATCCTTTCAACCCAAATTATATTACAGATTATAAAGGTGGACAGTTAGGAATGTCTTTAAGTGAAATAGATAGATTATTAGCATTTAGAAAAACGAATAAGTTTGTCAATTCCAAAAAAGAATTTCAGCAAATAACGAAAGTTTCAGATAGTTTGTTGAATAAAATTTCTCCATATTTTAAATTCCCAGATTGGGTTGTAAAACGGAATCTAGAATTAGAAAGACAAAACTCTAATAAGCATATATTAAAAAATAAACAATCTACTGTAGAAGTGCCAATAAATAGAGTTTCTACAGCAGATATTAATAAAGCAACAATTATAGATTTACAATCTATAGACGGAGTAGGAGACAGGTTATCAGAAAGAATTATAAAATACAGAACAAAATTGCATGGTTTTTCTTTGAATAGTCAATTGTATGAAGTTTGGGGTTTAGACAAACAAATTGCGAATAAAATTTTGTCAAATTTTAAAATTTTAGAAAAACCAATTATTAAAAAAGAAAATATTAACACTATTGAATTTAAACAATTACTTAAGAATCCTTACATAAATTATAATTTATGTGTTAAAATTTTTAATTATAGAGACGAAGTTGCTGAACTTCAAGATATTTCCGAATTAAAAAATATCGAAGGTTTTCCGTTAGATAAATATGAGAGAATAGTCTTATATTTGATGGCAGAATAA